The genomic region ATTTCAGCCTGGAAGCTGTGAAGAAGACCGGTTGTCATGGCCTCTGCGAAAAGGGTCCCCTGGTGGTGATCGAACCGGAAGGGATTTTTTACACCAAGGTCAAACCGGCTCATGTCAGGGACATCATCGAAAAGACCCTCCAAAAGGGCGAGCTGGTCGAAAAACTGCTTTACACGGATCCCAAAACCGAGAAGAAGATCGAAGATTATAAAGAGATTCCATTTTATAAAAAACAGATGCGCCTCGCGCTTCGTAACCTGGGACATATCGACCCCGATTCGATCGAGGACTATGTCGCCACCGGCGGTTATTCCGCGGTTGCCAAGGTGCTGACCGAGATGACTCCGCAGGAAGTGATCGACGAGGTCAAGTTATCGCATATCCGTGGACGTGGTGGCGGTGGTTTTCCGGCCGGCCGCAAATGGGAGACCTGTCGCAAAGTCGAATCAGATACACATTATGTTATCTGCAACGGCGATGAAGGCGATCCGGGCGCGTTTATGGATCGTTCGATTATGGAAGGCGATCCGCATGCGGTGCTGGAGGGGATGATCGTCTGCGCCTATGCCGTGGGTGCAAAAGACGCCTATATTTACGTTCGCGAGGAATATCCCCTGGCTGTCATGCATCTTTACCAGGCTATCGAGGATGCTGGAAAACATGGCCTTTTAGGTGACAATATCATGGGCACGGACTTTTCGCTCAATATACATATCAGCCGTGGCGGAGGAGCTTTCGTCTGTGGCGAGTCCTCGGCTTTGATGAAGTCGGTTGCCGGCGATGTGGGTGAGCCGCGTGCCAAGTATATTCATTCTGTCGTCAAGGGTTTGTGGGATGAACCGACGGTCCTCAACAATGTCGAGACATTCGCCAACATACCGCTGATTATCAATGAAGGCGGTGAATGGTTTAAAAATATAGGCACTGAAAAGTCGACCGGTACCAAGGCCTTTTCGCTGGTTGGTAAGGTCGAAAACACCGGTTTGATAGAGGTTCCGATGGGTACCAGCCTGCGCGAAATCATTTATGATATCGGCGGGGGTATCAAGGACGACCGCGCCTTCAAGGCGGTCCAGACCGGGGGGCCTTCGGGTGGATGTCTTCCGGCCGATATGCTCGATCAGCCGGTAGATTTCGACAGCCTCACCAAGGCCGGTTCTATGATGGGGTCCGGCGGTATGATCGTGATGGATGATCGTACCTGTATGGTCGATGTCGCCAAGTATTTTCTTAAATTCCTTGTGGATGAATCCTGTGGCAAGGATGTGCCCTGCCGTGAAGGCCTTTACCAGCTCTGGCAGTTGGCGGTCAAAGTCACCGAGGGCAACGCCTCCGAGCATGACCTCGAGATGATGGAACATCTTTCGGAATATATCATCACCGGTTCCCTGTGTGGACTTGGCAAATCCGGCCCCAATCCGTTTTTGAGTACGGTGCGTTATTTCCGCGATGAATACCTGGCTCATATCAAGGATAAAGAGTGTCCGGCGGGTGTCTGCCGTGAGTTGATTACCTACGAAATAAACGATAAATGCACCGGTTGTTTGGCTTGTATCAAACCCTGCCCGGTTGATGCCATCACCGGTGAGAAGAAGAAACTTCATGTCATCGATCAAGAGCTTTGCACCCGCTGTGGTGCCTGTTACGCGATTTGCCAGTTCGATGCGATTGATATAAAATAGTGAGGTACCGGCGTGAAAATTCAGATAAACGGTAGATGGTATAAGGCTACAGAAGGCGAGACAGTGCTGAGGGTCTGCCGACGCAATAACATCAAGGTGCCGGCTCTCTGTGCTCATCGGGCGGTCGAACCATTCGGCGCCTGCCGTCTCTGCATGGTCGAGATTACCCATGAAAACTGGGGAGGCTGGAAGGGCAATGTGACCGCCTGCCTGTACCCGGTGGAAGACAAACTGATAGTTAAAACCGAGACGCCCAAGGTCAAGGAACTTCGACGGATGGTCATGAATCTGCTTCTGGCACGCTGTCCTGATTCCGAAATTATTCGCAATATGGCCGAGGAATACGGGATATCGATATCCGATTTTCCCAACCGGCCAAATGCTGACGACTGTATTCTTTGTA from Candidatus Zixiibacteriota bacterium harbors:
- a CDS encoding 4Fe-4S dicluster domain-containing protein; the encoded protein is MKIDSPEKLAQWQKECQKKQEQYKKKVIICFGPGCLACGCRDVYDRFEKELDELNVRDFSLEAVKKTGCHGLCEKGPLVVIEPEGIFYTKVKPAHVRDIIEKTLQKGELVEKLLYTDPKTEKKIEDYKEIPFYKKQMRLALRNLGHIDPDSIEDYVATGGYSAVAKVLTEMTPQEVIDEVKLSHIRGRGGGGFPAGRKWETCRKVESDTHYVICNGDEGDPGAFMDRSIMEGDPHAVLEGMIVCAYAVGAKDAYIYVREEYPLAVMHLYQAIEDAGKHGLLGDNIMGTDFSLNIHISRGGGAFVCGESSALMKSVAGDVGEPRAKYIHSVVKGLWDEPTVLNNVETFANIPLIINEGGEWFKNIGTEKSTGTKAFSLVGKVENTGLIEVPMGTSLREIIYDIGGGIKDDRAFKAVQTGGPSGGCLPADMLDQPVDFDSLTKAGSMMGSGGMIVMDDRTCMVDVAKYFLKFLVDESCGKDVPCREGLYQLWQLAVKVTEGNASEHDLEMMEHLSEYIITGSLCGLGKSGPNPFLSTVRYFRDEYLAHIKDKECPAGVCRELITYEINDKCTGCLACIKPCPVDAITGEKKKLHVIDQELCTRCGACYAICQFDAIDIK